A single genomic interval of Stieleria maiorica harbors:
- a CDS encoding 3-oxoacyl-ACP reductase family protein yields MGRVDGRTALITGGSRGIGRAIALELAREGARVAINFSSNEAKAQEVADEISRGGGTCLLAQANIGDAAEARAMVQKVADEFTHLDILVNNAGITRDAMLPRMTDQQWMEVIQTNLGGCFFCTSAAIPIMTSQSYGRIVNISSMNGQVPAIGQANYSASKGGIIAFTRTAAAELVHSGITVNAIAPGYTDTDMFEAVPPVIQAKIRGGIPMGRFAHPEEIAHAVTFLVADGDYITGQQINVNGGAFM; encoded by the coding sequence ATGGGAAGGGTCGACGGAAGAACCGCGTTAATCACCGGCGGGTCACGAGGAATCGGTCGCGCGATCGCGTTGGAGTTGGCACGCGAGGGGGCTCGGGTCGCGATCAATTTTTCCAGCAACGAGGCCAAGGCTCAGGAGGTGGCCGATGAAATCAGCCGCGGCGGTGGGACCTGCCTTTTGGCGCAAGCCAACATCGGTGACGCGGCCGAAGCGCGGGCGATGGTGCAAAAGGTCGCCGACGAGTTCACTCATTTGGACATTCTGGTCAATAATGCCGGGATCACTCGCGATGCGATGTTGCCGCGGATGACTGACCAGCAATGGATGGAAGTGATCCAAACCAACCTGGGCGGCTGCTTTTTCTGCACGTCGGCGGCGATCCCGATCATGACGTCGCAAAGCTATGGCCGGATCGTCAACATCAGCTCGATGAACGGTCAAGTGCCGGCGATCGGCCAAGCCAACTATAGCGCCAGCAAGGGGGGCATCATCGCGTTCACGCGAACGGCTGCTGCGGAGCTGGTGCATTCGGGGATCACGGTCAACGCGATCGCGCCGGGGTACACCGACACGGACATGTTCGAAGCGGTGCCGCCGGTGATTCAAGCCAAGATCCGCGGCGGGATTCCGATGGGACGTTTTGCCCACCCTGAAGAAATCGCCCATGCGGTGACCTTCCTGGTCGCCGACGGTGACTACATCACGGGGCAACAGATCAACGTCAACGGCGGTGCCTTCATGTAA
- a CDS encoding acyl-CoA carboxylase subunit beta, protein MQEIVKRLEEMRKAAVLGGGQRRIDAQHKKGKLTARERIELLLDPGMFEEWDMFVEHRCKDFGMDQQSIPGDGVVTGYGTINGRVVFVFSQDFTVFGGSLSEAHAEKICKVMDHAIKVGAPVIGINDSGGARIQEGVASLGGYADVFQRNVLASGVVPQISLVMGPCAGGAVYSPAMTDFIFMVKDSSYMFVTGPDVVKTVTHEEVTHEQLGGAVTHSTVSGVADRAFENDVEALAMVRRFMNYLPANNRTPAPHRPTPDPSDRVEPSLDTLVPDSPTMPYDMKELILKIVDDTDFFELQPEHAKNIVVGLARMDGYPIGIVANQPLVLAGCLDIKSSIKAARFVRFCDAFNIPLLTLVDVPGFMPGTAQEYGGIIKHGAKLLFAYAEATVPKVTLITRKAYGGAYDVMSSKHLRGDVNLAWPSAEIAVMGPKGAVEIIFRKDLDNPEKIAELTEEYRVKFANPFIAGRRGFIDDVVMPRMTRKRICRSLAMLRSKKLENPWRKHGNIPL, encoded by the coding sequence ATGCAGGAGATCGTCAAGCGACTCGAAGAAATGCGCAAGGCGGCCGTGTTGGGCGGCGGCCAACGAAGGATCGACGCGCAGCACAAAAAGGGCAAACTGACCGCACGGGAGCGGATCGAACTGTTGTTGGATCCGGGCATGTTCGAAGAATGGGACATGTTCGTCGAACATCGCTGCAAAGATTTCGGGATGGACCAACAGAGCATCCCCGGCGACGGCGTCGTGACCGGCTACGGCACGATCAACGGACGTGTCGTGTTCGTCTTCAGCCAAGACTTCACCGTCTTCGGGGGATCGTTGTCCGAAGCCCACGCCGAAAAGATCTGCAAGGTGATGGACCATGCGATCAAAGTCGGTGCTCCGGTGATCGGCATCAATGATTCCGGCGGGGCACGAATCCAGGAAGGCGTCGCGTCACTGGGCGGCTACGCCGATGTCTTCCAACGCAATGTCCTGGCCTCTGGCGTCGTACCGCAGATCTCGTTGGTGATGGGCCCCTGTGCCGGCGGCGCGGTTTATTCGCCGGCGATGACCGATTTCATCTTCATGGTCAAAGACAGTTCGTACATGTTCGTGACCGGACCGGATGTGGTCAAAACCGTCACGCACGAAGAAGTCACGCACGAACAGCTCGGCGGCGCTGTGACTCACTCGACCGTCTCCGGTGTTGCCGACCGCGCGTTCGAAAACGACGTCGAAGCCCTGGCGATGGTGCGGCGGTTCATGAACTACTTGCCGGCCAACAATCGCACCCCCGCTCCGCATCGCCCCACCCCCGATCCGTCCGACCGTGTCGAACCCTCGCTCGACACGCTGGTGCCCGATTCGCCGACGATGCCCTACGACATGAAGGAGCTGATCCTCAAGATCGTCGACGACACCGACTTCTTTGAACTACAGCCCGAACACGCCAAAAACATCGTCGTCGGGTTGGCCCGGATGGACGGCTACCCGATCGGCATTGTCGCCAACCAACCGCTGGTGTTGGCCGGCTGCCTGGACATCAAATCGTCGATCAAGGCTGCACGCTTCGTCCGCTTCTGCGACGCCTTCAACATCCCGCTGTTGACGCTGGTTGACGTCCCCGGTTTCATGCCCGGCACGGCCCAGGAATACGGCGGGATCATCAAACACGGCGCCAAACTGCTGTTCGCCTATGCCGAAGCGACCGTCCCCAAAGTCACCCTGATCACCCGCAAGGCCTACGGCGGTGCCTATGACGTGATGTCGTCCAAGCACCTCCGCGGCGATGTCAATCTGGCCTGGCCGAGTGCGGAAATCGCGGTGATGGGTCCCAAAGGGGCCGTCGAAATCATCTTTCGCAAGGATTTGGACAATCCCGAAAAGATCGCCGAACTGACCGAAGAGTACCGCGTCAAGTTCGCCAACCCGTTCATCGCCGGTCGCCGTGGTTTCATCGATGACGTCGTGATGCCGCGGATGACCCGCAAGCGTATTTGTCGATCGCTGGCCATGTTGCGCAGCAAGAAACTGGAAAACCCCTGGCGGAAGCACGGAAACATACCGCTCTAG
- the phaC gene encoding class III poly(R)-hydroxyalkanoic acid synthase subunit PhaC — translation MNDPVREPDASARIPPPLVRCWTDAVKQAAEKARAMQPAADSNGDPKRHRRRWFNRWGQATETYLRSPEFLQVLKQHIDTLIATKRDGHSNRSAADINNSSLPEDVRALAANFRRLLPQGTKTQRTAIAAESDRNVPPHPKGPPDKAPKWATSFDVVHEEPQMRLLHFSPSRIQYAQPVLVCFALVNRPYILDLKENRSVVRRLLDRGLDVYVIDWAAPGDADASLRLDDYIGSILDNTVNVVCEQSNASQLSLLGYCMGGTMTAMYTALHPERIKNLILMATPIDFDGHNGLLNLWARRETFDVDGLIDAFGNCPGEFLQFVFQLMKPVQNFAEKQLSYLENAGDAAFLDDFETIERWSNDTIPVAGETFRDFVSMLYQQNRLVNDQMVLAGESIHLASITCPILLLVAQRDHLVPPESTLAIQNHVASQDITTLSIPAGHIGLAVGSRAQQKLWPKATDWIANHSTER, via the coding sequence ATGAATGACCCCGTCCGCGAACCCGATGCGAGCGCAAGAATACCGCCGCCGCTGGTGCGGTGTTGGACCGACGCCGTGAAACAGGCGGCCGAGAAAGCGCGCGCGATGCAACCCGCCGCGGATTCCAATGGCGATCCGAAACGCCACCGACGCCGGTGGTTCAACCGGTGGGGCCAAGCCACCGAAACCTACCTCCGCAGCCCCGAATTCTTGCAGGTCCTGAAACAACACATCGACACCCTGATCGCCACCAAGCGTGACGGCCATTCCAACCGATCAGCCGCCGACATCAACAACAGCAGCTTGCCCGAGGATGTTCGCGCTCTGGCGGCCAACTTTCGGCGGCTGCTGCCACAGGGGACGAAGACCCAACGCACTGCGATCGCCGCGGAGTCAGACCGCAACGTTCCGCCACATCCAAAGGGTCCGCCGGACAAGGCTCCGAAGTGGGCGACGTCGTTCGATGTCGTGCATGAAGAACCGCAGATGAGACTGCTGCACTTTTCCCCCTCGCGCATTCAATACGCCCAGCCGGTGCTGGTTTGCTTCGCGCTGGTCAATCGGCCCTACATTTTGGATCTGAAAGAAAACCGCAGCGTCGTCCGGCGTCTGCTCGACCGCGGTCTAGATGTGTACGTGATCGACTGGGCCGCCCCCGGCGATGCGGATGCTTCCTTGCGACTGGATGATTACATCGGCTCGATCCTGGACAACACCGTCAACGTGGTGTGCGAGCAATCGAACGCGTCGCAACTGAGTCTGCTGGGGTACTGCATGGGCGGGACGATGACTGCGATGTACACCGCGCTGCATCCCGAACGGATCAAGAATCTGATTCTGATGGCGACGCCGATCGATTTCGACGGCCACAACGGATTGCTGAATCTGTGGGCACGCCGCGAAACGTTTGACGTCGATGGACTGATCGACGCATTTGGCAACTGCCCCGGCGAATTCCTGCAGTTCGTTTTCCAGCTGATGAAACCTGTCCAAAACTTTGCCGAGAAACAACTGTCGTACCTGGAAAACGCCGGCGACGCGGCGTTTTTGGATGACTTTGAAACGATCGAGCGCTGGTCCAACGATACGATCCCGGTGGCCGGCGAGACGTTTCGCGATTTCGTGTCCATGCTGTATCAACAGAACCGATTGGTAAATGACCAAATGGTCCTGGCCGGCGAATCAATCCATTTGGCATCGATCACCTGTCCGATCCTGCTGTTGGTCGCCCAGCGGGACCACTTGGTGCCGCCAGAGTCGACCCTGGCGATCCAAAACCATGTCGCCTCGCAAGACATCACCACACTCTCGATCCCCGCCGGCCACATCGGTCTGGCGGTCGGCTCCCGGGCGCAACAAAAGCTCTGGCCGAAGGCGACGGACTGGATCGCAAACCACTCAACGGAACGATAA
- a CDS encoding polyhydroxyalkanoate synthesis regulator DNA-binding domain-containing protein produces the protein MADHPILIKRYPNRRYYASHTSTYVSLKDIEQMVISGHTVEIRDSQSGEDMTQSVLIQIIMERHPDKISLFPSEMLHFVLRSNDLMSGLLGDYFRHSLDYLDYLRRQNPAAASLAPMQWIKGWLDNVSTSPKPDPQQSASSESAQLSQRVKQLEERIEQLEAGDD, from the coding sequence ATGGCCGACCATCCCATCTTGATCAAGCGATATCCCAATCGCCGCTACTATGCGAGTCACACCAGTACGTATGTGTCGCTGAAAGACATCGAACAGATGGTGATCAGCGGTCACACGGTGGAAATCCGCGACAGTCAGTCCGGTGAGGACATGACGCAATCGGTTCTGATTCAGATCATCATGGAGCGTCACCCTGATAAAATCTCGCTTTTCCCCTCGGAAATGTTGCATTTTGTTCTCCGGTCCAACGACTTGATGTCGGGCCTATTGGGCGATTATTTTCGTCATTCGTTGGACTACCTTGATTACTTGCGACGACAAAATCCGGCCGCCGCGTCGCTGGCCCCGATGCAATGGATCAAGGGCTGGTTGGACAACGTGTCGACTTCACCCAAGCCCGATCCGCAGCAATCGGCGTCGTCCGAATCCGCTCAACTGTCGCAACGCGTGAAACAACTCGAAGAGCGGATCGAACAACTCGAAGCGGGCGACGACTAA
- a CDS encoding SDR family NAD(P)-dependent oxidoreductase codes for MLPTDGNVLDSMLQCMRQATEANLRLQQDLLRSWTRYWPGFTARPVAPMTTSTNPNENGMSTMITKAPELDQQEAPQLPSSVYKNIREKVAVVTGAASGIGEAVARELANRGAKAVMLVDRSDAVQELAKSINQASGREVAEAKLGDTTDEAFRKRVFNEAAEKHGIVTICVPAAGITRDALSVTINKETGRAQIYPTETFRQVTEVNLIAPIYWGIEMVARIAEDRRQRGLKRWDPEETIQGVVVFLGSVSSQGNKGQISYAVAKAGLEGAAATLTKEAIFHGVRCGIIHPGFTDTPMARALGQDFLDKNVLPYTQLRRLIKPEEIADAICFMISNSAVSGELWADAGWHGPA; via the coding sequence ATGTTACCAACCGACGGCAACGTGCTTGATTCGATGCTTCAATGCATGCGTCAAGCCACGGAAGCCAACCTCAGGTTGCAGCAAGATCTGCTGCGGAGTTGGACGCGCTATTGGCCCGGCTTCACAGCTCGGCCCGTCGCCCCAATGACCACATCGACCAACCCCAACGAAAACGGAATGTCAACGATGATTACCAAAGCACCCGAACTCGACCAGCAAGAAGCTCCCCAGCTTCCATCGAGCGTTTACAAGAACATCCGCGAAAAGGTCGCCGTCGTGACCGGTGCCGCCAGCGGGATCGGCGAAGCGGTGGCGCGTGAATTGGCCAACCGCGGCGCCAAAGCGGTGATGCTGGTCGACCGCAGCGACGCCGTCCAAGAATTGGCCAAATCGATCAACCAGGCGTCCGGTCGAGAAGTCGCCGAAGCCAAATTGGGTGACACGACTGACGAAGCGTTCCGCAAACGCGTCTTCAACGAAGCAGCGGAAAAACACGGCATTGTCACGATCTGTGTGCCGGCCGCGGGGATCACGCGTGACGCCTTGTCAGTAACGATCAACAAAGAAACCGGTCGCGCCCAGATCTATCCCACCGAAACGTTCCGACAAGTCACCGAGGTGAACTTGATCGCTCCGATCTATTGGGGCATCGAAATGGTCGCGCGGATCGCTGAAGACCGCCGCCAACGTGGTCTGAAACGATGGGATCCCGAAGAAACGATCCAGGGCGTCGTCGTGTTCCTCGGTTCGGTTTCTTCGCAAGGCAACAAGGGACAGATCTCTTACGCCGTTGCCAAAGCGGGCCTGGAAGGTGCCGCCGCGACGTTGACCAAAGAAGCGATTTTCCACGGTGTCCGCTGTGGCATCATCCACCCCGGATTCACCGACACGCCGATGGCCCGAGCGCTCGGACAAGATTTTTTGGACAAGAACGTTTTGCCGTACACCCAACTGAGACGTCTGATCAAACCGGAGGAAATCGCCGACGCGATCTGCTTCATGATTTCCAACTCGGCGGTCAGCGGTGAACTGTGGGCGGACGCCGGCTGGCACGGACCGGCTTAG
- a CDS encoding biotin--[acetyl-CoA-carboxylase] ligase, whose product MHRVTMTPDVAFTDADLDQLPKSTFVRQVDFHRTIDSTNRRALEIARGGSLDGPLLVLAESQTDGRGRGTNRWWARPGALTFTLLIDSNLPQRRFPQASLTVGLAVCEAIEEVHQRSDMQLKWPNDVYCRQRKLSGILIELPLSNPGLLAIGIGININNSLGDAPAELQATATALCDVAGHRFELTEVLTGVLNRLQYRLECIGRHDDELRTKWRERCLLTDRNVQVDLGTRKVAGRCRGIDDDGALVIETPAGLEPCFAGSVTLF is encoded by the coding sequence ATGCATCGTGTGACCATGACACCGGACGTAGCCTTTACGGACGCCGACTTGGATCAATTGCCCAAGTCGACGTTCGTTCGGCAGGTCGACTTTCACCGCACGATTGATTCCACCAACCGGCGAGCGCTCGAAATTGCTCGCGGCGGCTCGCTCGACGGCCCCCTGCTTGTTCTGGCCGAATCACAGACCGATGGTCGTGGCCGCGGAACAAACCGCTGGTGGGCGCGGCCCGGTGCGTTGACGTTTACACTGCTGATCGACAGCAATCTGCCCCAGCGGCGATTCCCCCAGGCCTCGCTGACGGTCGGGCTGGCCGTGTGCGAGGCGATCGAGGAAGTCCACCAGCGTTCGGACATGCAACTCAAATGGCCCAACGACGTTTACTGCCGGCAACGCAAGTTGAGCGGTATTCTGATCGAATTGCCGTTGAGCAATCCGGGATTGCTGGCCATCGGTATCGGGATCAACATCAACAATTCGCTCGGGGACGCTCCCGCGGAGTTGCAAGCGACGGCAACCGCCCTGTGTGACGTCGCCGGGCACAGGTTTGAATTGACCGAGGTCCTGACCGGGGTGCTGAATCGATTGCAGTATCGGCTGGAGTGCATCGGTCGGCACGACGACGAACTACGAACCAAGTGGCGTGAACGATGTTTACTGACCGATCGCAACGTCCAAGTCGACTTGGGAACACGGAAAGTTGCAGGGCGATGCCGAGGCATCGACGACGACGGTGCTCTGGTCATCGAAACCCCTGCCGGATTAGAACCCTGTTTCGCAGGGTCGGTGACCCTGTTCTAA
- the bktB gene encoding beta-ketothiolase BktB: MTREVVVLSGVRTPIGGYGGSLKDTPPCDLAAKCVKEAVKRSGIKPNDVGHVVFGNIIHTDAHDHYLARVAAINGGLPHETPALTLNRLCGSGLQAVITAAHAIMLGDAEVTVAGGAENMSRSPYSSAAMRFGARMNDTAMVDMMVGALSDPFDDCHMGVTAENVAKKYGITREDQDELAVESHRRAGAAIDHGYFKAQIVPIDIKVKRDVVPFEVDETVRYGVTTEKLARLPTVFDREGTVTPGNASSINDAAAALVLADREVAESRGLKPMGRLVDYAYAGVDPKYMGMGPVPAVRKLLEKTGFGLDDIDVFEVNEAFAAQALAVCRELDLPMDRTNPNGSGISLGHPIGATGAILVIKALYELNRTGKKRALVTMCIGGGQGIAAIFEHI, from the coding sequence ATGACGCGTGAAGTGGTGGTACTCAGTGGCGTGCGAACCCCGATCGGAGGCTACGGCGGCAGCTTGAAAGACACACCGCCGTGCGACTTGGCCGCCAAGTGTGTCAAGGAAGCGGTGAAGCGTTCGGGCATCAAGCCGAATGACGTCGGGCATGTGGTGTTCGGCAACATCATCCATACCGATGCCCACGATCATTACCTGGCCCGCGTCGCGGCGATCAACGGCGGGTTGCCGCATGAGACACCCGCGTTGACCCTGAACCGGCTTTGCGGCAGCGGGTTGCAAGCGGTGATCACGGCGGCCCACGCGATCATGTTAGGTGACGCCGAGGTGACGGTCGCCGGCGGTGCGGAGAACATGAGTCGTTCGCCGTACAGTTCGGCCGCGATGCGGTTCGGTGCGCGGATGAATGACACGGCGATGGTCGACATGATGGTCGGTGCGCTCAGCGACCCCTTTGATGATTGTCACATGGGCGTCACCGCTGAAAACGTTGCCAAGAAGTACGGCATCACGCGGGAAGATCAAGACGAGCTGGCCGTGGAAAGCCACCGACGTGCGGGCGCCGCGATCGACCACGGCTACTTCAAAGCTCAAATCGTCCCGATCGACATCAAGGTCAAACGTGATGTCGTTCCTTTTGAGGTCGACGAAACGGTGCGTTACGGCGTGACGACGGAAAAACTGGCGCGACTGCCCACGGTGTTTGATCGCGAGGGCACGGTGACGCCCGGGAATGCATCCAGCATCAACGACGCCGCCGCCGCCTTGGTGTTGGCCGACCGAGAAGTTGCCGAAAGTCGCGGATTGAAACCGATGGGCCGGCTCGTCGACTATGCCTATGCCGGGGTGGATCCCAAGTACATGGGGATGGGGCCGGTGCCGGCGGTTCGCAAACTGCTCGAAAAGACCGGCTTTGGACTGGACGACATCGACGTGTTTGAAGTCAACGAAGCGTTCGCGGCCCAAGCGCTGGCGGTCTGTCGCGAATTGGACTTGCCGATGGACCGCACCAATCCCAACGGCAGCGGCATCTCGCTGGGGCACCCGATCGGCGCGACCGGTGCGATCCTGGTGATCAAGGCGCTCTATGAACTCAATCGCACGGGGAAGAAACGAGCCTTGGTGACGATGTGCATCGGCGGCGGCCAGGGGATCGCCGCGATCTTTGAACACATTTAA